CCGACCAAGGTCAGACCACAGGTGGCGATCGGACGCGCAGGATTACCCTGAACGACGGTCATTGCGGGAACCGAGGCCGACACCACGCTTCCGGCGGTGACCACCGCACCCTTGCCGATCGTGACATTGGGCAAAATGATCGCACCCGGCCCGATAAAGACCTCATCCTCGATCGTGATGCCTTCGGCTCCCCGAAAATGGGCTATAAACATTGCGCGCACGCTGATAACGACCCGGCTTCCGATGCGGATCAGGTGGGGGCGAGAGGTCTCCAGAATCACGTCGTAGCCGATCCAAGTTCCCTCGCCGATGGTAACTCCCCGCCACCGGTGCAGCTTGACCCGCAGGCCAGTGGCTCCCGGCGCAATCCGCGCCACCGTTTGCAGGCTGCGCTTAACCGCGCCCATGATTGCCGATTCGTTCATGTTTAGCTCAGCTGATCTCGTCGAACCATCGCCAGGGTGTCCATGCCCGCCTCGAGGCTACTTCTCCAGTTTGACAAAGGGAACCCTGGGATAAGGGGCCTCCGACTTCCAGACAAAGCGGTCTCCCTCGCCGCGTACAAAGCCCGATTTCGAAAAAAGGTCCAGGCAAGGCTTGTTCTTGGGAGTAGGAAGGTAGACGGCTTCCACCTCGCTGAGGCCCAGTTTACGCGCCCACTCGACCGCCAGATGGAGCATTGTCTCCTCGGCTTTTCTCCCCAAGACCCGGCAGCTCAGCACGAAGTCCACGATCCGCGCCCGGCCATCAACCACAGCGAGTCCAAGCAGACCCGTCAACCCTGAGTCGCCGTACTTGTCCTCCACACGAACCGTCCAAACCCAATGATCCGCCTGATGGCTCCAGTCCAGGAATTCAGGCTCCGTAAGCCTCCGGGTTGAAAGGTTCATCTGGTTGGTCTTGTTGAGCAGCTGGGTGGCTCGGGCCAAGTTCTCCTGGGATAAGGGACTCACCCTGACAACGATTTCAAGCTTCTCCAACCAATCATCCAAAGATCCCACCGTGCTCCGTAACTCGTCCCGCTGACGGTCGGTGGTATACATCGAAGCTCGCGCTCGATCCTCCTGAGTGATCCCGGGCCGATCGAAGCAGTCCAGGGCCAACAGCGCCTGAACGTATTGCTTCTTGTCCACGGGCCAATCTGGAACCAGCACTTCCGGCAACGCCTCCTTGACCCGTTCGCGCTCGACGGGATTGTCATCCAGAAAAACCGCAGAATCCAAGCCCAGGTTCAACTCCGCCATCAGGTCGGAGATGTTCTTAGCCTTGTCCTGCCAGTTGATGCGCCAACCCGCAAAATCCTCCACCCTCAAGATCATCTCCGGATGCTGCCTGATGGCATCCAACGCGACGCTTTCCTCGTTCTTGCTAACGATGCCCAGAATCACGCCGCGGCGCGTCAGTGACTTCAGCTCCCTCTGGAAATCGACCAGGGCTTCTCCGACCGGATCATGTCCGCCCAACACCAGCTGTCGCCAGCCATCATCTCCCACAATTCCGCCCCAAAGGGTATCGTCCAGATCACAGATGATCACCTTTCTGGATTTTCCCTGGATTCCGCGAATCCCGGATCGCAGATCGCGGGCAGCCGCTTTAAAAACCTCGTTTGAAAATGGGATTTTTCCGAGGTACCACAGCCTGGCGCTGTGAGCCCCCGCCCCCGACAGCTCGAGCCACTTGGAGGTCAGCAAGGGAAAAATATTGGCCTGGCCGTCCAATCGTTCCAGCAGCCGCTCATTCGCGCGCATCAGCGCCCGGGCAACCCCGTGTTGTCCAGACAGGTCGAGCAGACCATGGCCGGGATGACAGGGGGGCAGGGACCAAAGCGGCACGAAGAGAAGCGAGGTGCGACTAGCGGCAGCGAGGAGCAGGGCAGCAAAGTCGTCCACCTGCTGAAGCAGTTGGTCCAGCGAGCTTTCCTGAAACTCGATCCATCGACGAAACGCCATCAGGGCCGACTCCGGACGTGTCCACACCAAGGTGAAATCCGGACGCGGCGACCACTCTTCCGCCCCGGCATCCAGCAGCGCCTGGGTCACCTGGCCATAGGAAACCTTCACCGACTCGATCAATGGCTTCTGTTTGTCGTTCCTTAAATAGGAAGCCAAGTTCTCGATATTAAAATCAGAGATCAACAGCCCGTTCACAAATCACCTTCGCGTTGGTTTGTCGCTTGCCAGGCACTCCGTGCCCTGCCTGAGGCAGCCTACCGTCGTCCTCGAGTCACTTCGAGACCTTAGAGAAGATTAAATCGACCAGATTCTGTACGGTTTCAAACGAATCGTTGGGACCAGACAAACCTGGACTGCATTTCAGCCGGGACTCGAGCCCCTCCTCCAGCACACCGATAAAGTTCACAAATCCGAGGGAATCCAGGCCTCCGTGATCCCCCAGTAAAATGGTGTCGGGCGACTTGGCCATCTGTTTGTCATCGGGCAGCTGCTCGTTAAGCCCGTCCAGGGATTCGTAAATGACATCCAGGATCTGTTGCTTGGTGATATTCATGGTGGATTCTCGATCGTCGTTACTCAGGAAGATTCAGTCGAAGTTCTCGGCCTAGTTACCTTGCACATCAGCAATCTGCCGCTTGGCCTCCGCCGCATAGGGATCCTTCAAACCCAAGGCCAACGCCCGCTGAAAGGAGTCCTTCGCTCGAGCGGGTTGCCTCAGTTTCGCGTAGCTGAGCCCCATAAAGTAATGGGGCTCGTAGTCCTGCTGCCGTGACGCCAAGA
The nucleotide sequence above comes from Verrucomicrobiales bacterium. Encoded proteins:
- a CDS encoding acyltransferase — translated: MNESAIMGAVKRSLQTVARIAPGATGLRVKLHRWRGVTIGEGTWIGYDVILETSRPHLIRIGSRVVISVRAMFIAHFRGAEGITIEDEVFIGPGAIILPNVTIGKGAVVTAGSVVSASVPAMTVVQGNPARPIATCGLTLVGDDSLKAFYRSLRPIKKKGPRAEA
- a CDS encoding HAD-IIIC family phosphatase — protein: MNGLLISDFNIENLASYLRNDKQKPLIESVKVSYGQVTQALLDAGAEEWSPRPDFTLVWTRPESALMAFRRWIEFQESSLDQLLQQVDDFAALLLAAASRTSLLFVPLWSLPPCHPGHGLLDLSGQHGVARALMRANERLLERLDGQANIFPLLTSKWLELSGAGAHSARLWYLGKIPFSNEVFKAAARDLRSGIRGIQGKSRKVIICDLDDTLWGGIVGDDGWRQLVLGGHDPVGEALVDFQRELKSLTRRGVILGIVSKNEESVALDAIRQHPEMILRVEDFAGWRINWQDKAKNISDLMAELNLGLDSAVFLDDNPVERERVKEALPEVLVPDWPVDKKQYVQALLALDCFDRPGITQEDRARASMYTTDRQRDELRSTVGSLDDWLEKLEIVVRVSPLSQENLARATQLLNKTNQMNLSTRRLTEPEFLDWSHQADHWVWTVRVEDKYGDSGLTGLLGLAVVDGRARIVDFVLSCRVLGRKAEETMLHLAVEWARKLGLSEVEAVYLPTPKNKPCLDLFSKSGFVRGEGDRFVWKSEAPYPRVPFVKLEK
- a CDS encoding acyl carrier protein; the encoded protein is MNITKQQILDVIYESLDGLNEQLPDDKQMAKSPDTILLGDHGGLDSLGFVNFIGVLEEGLESRLKCSPGLSGPNDSFETVQNLVDLIFSKVSK